From the genome of Astatotilapia calliptera chromosome 3, fAstCal1.2, whole genome shotgun sequence:
CAACCATAATGTATCCAGCCACCCTGTAGGGTCCCATTCTTTGAATGTTTTTACCATTACCCTCCATGGCATTTTCTCTACAATTGGCATCGTGGAAAACCTCCTCATCGTTGCAGTGGTGGGCTTCCATGTCCGTCGCTCCATCATTAGCATCTGGATCCTGAACCTCGCAGTCTCTGACCTTCTAGCCACTTCTTCACTGCCCTTCTTCACCCTGTACATGGCCCGGGGCAAAACCTGGACACTGGGGACAACTTTCTGCCGCATCCATTCCTCCATCTTTTTTCTCAACATGTTCGTCAGTGGCTTCCTACTGGCGGCCATTTCTCTGGACCGCTGCTTGGTGGTGCTGAAACCTGTCTGGGcccaaaaccacagaaacatCCAACTAGTTAAGAAGATATGTGGGGTAATCTGGGCCATGGCTCTGATCTGCACTATCCCCTTCTTCCTGTTTCGTGACGTCATCCCTGTAGAACATGGCCGGAATCTCTGTTACTATGATTATGCACGATTCCTGCCTGAACCAAAGAATCAGACAAATAATAAACCTATAATTAAACAACGGAAAGAAGGACTGGCAATAATGAAGCTGTTTTTTGCCTTCTTAATCCCTTTGGTCATCATCATAGTGAGCTATGCTGTTGTACACTCCATAATAGCAAACAGATGTAACCGTCGCCCTTTCCGTTTTGTTCGGCTTGTAGTGTCTGTGGTGGTGAGCTTTGTACTCTGCTGGGCACCCTACCACATATTCATCGTCATGGAAGTGATGGCTCCAAACTCTCAGTCTGTTCAGGATTTTATAAGACAGGCCCTCCCAGTTGCAGCGACGATTGGCTTCCTCAACAGCGTCCTCAATCCTGTTCTGTATGTGTTCAGCTGCCCTGACCTGTGCAATAAGATCCGACATTCTCTCGGTGCAGTGATGGAGTCtgttctggctgaggatcttgcAGAGTTCGCCCGGCGCCGCAGCACAGCTCGGAGCTCTATCGGCAACTCTGAGATAATGACGAGAAAGAAGCATTCCCTTGCAACTCAGGAAGAAAGTATGAGTACTTCAGTTTAGAAGTAAAACATACCATCTCTTCTTTAGTAAGTGCAAAGAAGGTTTTATTTACCTCAACTGCACATAAAAAAGTTCCCTGTTGTCTAACACATATCACTCAGGCAATACTTTTTCACAAGAAGCTTACCTGTTTTGCTATAGCATTGTATTCTCCATCCATCAATCAAGTTATTAGTGCCCCATCTAGGATTAAGAATATGTTTTAGTATAAATGAACATCATCGGGAGTTCATGTTTGGAACATGTGGATAGACTAAAATCCAACCTTAATCCTGACACTGGATGGAGCACTTGTGACCTGATGGATGTTATGaggtttctgttgttttcatatgcttcttctttgttttgttttgtttttttttttttgcctgtcccgtttggctcttttgccatcagaattgttgtctaaaggcaaagaaagatgcccaacggatttactttaccaaattgaccatctcagccttgccgtaatggtccatttgattcaccttttattgtttattttattttcacttactgaatacgggacagacttgactgggggaaagaaggggagaaagaaagagggaaagagaaacagctgagaagagggacgggggagaagggcaaaaaacaaaaaccaacagaatgggcagcaaaaaaaaaaaagaaagaaaagaaaaaaaaatgcatatatcaatcacctggatcacctgttgagaaagaaaaaagaaaacaagcagaagagaacaagagtaatagaataaacaacatcacaatgatatatgggaatatgacagtaaatactaaaaattaaacattattgtgcagcacataagatcaacagaacacagtgtgctttgaggtaggagccaaaaagggtgtagtttgtgggtgtgatcacccgtgtgtacacctgtgagcatggacgcgcttgtttttaaaaggttccttcatgtaatgatctgctagagggtgtgggggggccacagccccgtcctccagggcatgaagcaggtatggaggagatcaaaactccagacatccagaggcccccagaacacaagagaccaaggaagaccaac
Proteins encoded in this window:
- the LOC113018526 gene encoding prostaglandin D2 receptor 2-like, giving the protein MTENSNHNVSSHPVGSHSLNVFTITLHGIFSTIGIVENLLIVAVVGFHVRRSIISIWILNLAVSDLLATSSLPFFTLYMARGKTWTLGTTFCRIHSSIFFLNMFVSGFLLAAISLDRCLVVLKPVWAQNHRNIQLVKKICGVIWAMALICTIPFFLFRDVIPVEHGRNLCYYDYARFLPEPKNQTNNKPIIKQRKEGLAIMKLFFAFLIPLVIIIVSYAVVHSIIANRCNRRPFRFVRLVVSVVVSFVLCWAPYHIFIVMEVMAPNSQSVQDFIRQALPVAATIGFLNSVLNPVLYVFSCPDLCNKIRHSLGAVMESVLAEDLAEFARRRSTARSSIGNSEIMTRKKHSLATQEESMSTSV